One Amaranthus tricolor cultivar Red isolate AtriRed21 chromosome 1, ASM2621246v1, whole genome shotgun sequence DNA window includes the following coding sequences:
- the LOC130812027 gene encoding EPIDERMAL PATTERNING FACTOR-like protein 8: MSFFFARKASHYTLLYHHSPLSSQMDPSTRYYHRIRAAFTVTLIIFLIILPSKSDEKEIKMSSQEMKSKKMVLGSRPPKCVNKCLSCNPCMTKLISPPRNQMKEQTSYDYGANNHDNYYLLAWKCQCGNKFFQP, from the exons ATGTCATTCTTCTTTGCTAGAAAAGCCAGTCACTATACTCTTTTATATCACCATTCCCCTTTGTCTTCTCAAATGGATCCATCAACAAGATATTATCATAGAATTAGAGCAGCTTTTACTGTTACTCTCATCATTTTCCTCATTATTCTACCTTCTAAATCAG ATGAAAAAGAGATAAAGATGTCAAGCCAAGAGATGAAGAGCAAAAAAATGGTATTGGGTTCAAGGCCACCAAAGTGTGTTAACAAATGTTTGAGTTGCAATCCTTGCATGACAAAACTCATATCTCCTCCTAGAAATCAAATGAAAGAGCAAACCTCTTATGATTATGGGGCCAATAATCATGATAATTATTATCTTCTAGCATGGAAATGCCAATGTGGAAACAAATTTTTTCAACCATGA
- the LOC130812043 gene encoding uncharacterized protein LOC130812043 isoform X2, producing MVTLSAVLFEKLENRLLSCLDESLMDQDVDQTVNHVDRKDSGEEVLLLLRCCILTVRLQSYAQVQIEQLHSVVDLLHQVSFQGISSAINGGYIRFNDPISPLSTCSSYTNAFSSGVCAKSSDLSLRLLQQMLEVYLDELFADRPFLERIAIYDSVYSTNQNQSSCSSIQIDSFLELIAAHFLLSNHGEDVLQNFTNSLIWTEKPTFSSPEVSLHVAISLINHPVVMSAPVLIRTHLISLAAEVIGINVDPEKMVLKVRFVNIYLSTFYDSVILYYEHLSKLMTGSCDPERIVQRSFESHYHTHSYDIVNFVLLDLDSAWKARIGCFFDKTTPNMANDAISYIKMNIYIVHESCRDGVFSFFSSLIAKLFSVANNKVPMRSFEEMTVQDICYLASILKVMSCSLLQATYRDLSCVVALLKRKCARSAYNSLAGLLSCFGKYNLHLPIDVQQFIDDALKPHLSTCEEFELMFIHFAGLLSLCIVSGLEILVRGCLFIMLALLSAMSLELGSLGFSRPSDALATDSFSNAVSPDTFFRSGACSIPTDSFDTYLKVCARRTSSHRLAYNFLRERRNLLRNQNTSTSSEMSDEETCNGEKFLRCYNADQEAIDDLADFIECKKWRDYSSRHLYLGRRQWSKRQESALRLHGAKMKVNSSSRRGNKKKQRKVHK from the exons ATGGTCACTCTTTCTGCTGTATTATTTGAAAAGCTTGAAAATAGATTACTATCTTGCTTAGATGAGTCATTAATGGATCAAGATGTTGATCAGACGGTAAACCATGTAGATAGGAAGGATTCAGGGGAAGAAGTGCTCTTGCTTTTAAGATGTTGTATTCTCACTGTGAGATTGCAGTCATATGCACAAGTACAGATAGAGCAATTGCATTCGGTGGTTGATTTGCTCCACCAAGTATCTTTTCAAGGGATATCATCTGCTATAAATGGAGGATATATTAGGTTCAATGATCCAATTTCTCCTTTAAGTACTTGCAGTAGCTATACAAATGCATTCTCTTCAGGAGTTTGTGCCAAATCGTCTGATTTGAGTCTGCGTCTTTTACAACAGATGTTGGAG GTCTACTTAGACGAGTTGTTTGCAGACAGACCTTTCCTGGAACGTATTGCTATTTATGACTCTGTATATTCCACCAATCAAAATCAATCATCATGTTCTTCTATACAGATTGACAGTTTCCTTGAACTCATTGCTGCTCATTTTCTTTTGTCAAATCACGGAGAAGATGTTCTTCAGAATTTTACTAATAGTCTAATTTGGACGGAAAAGCCTACCTTTTCTTCTCCTGAAGTAAGCTTGCATGTGGCAATTTCACTGATTAATCACCCTGTCGTGATGTCTGCTCCCGTACTTATTCGTACACATCTGATCTCTTTGGCAGCTGAAGTCATCGGCATCAATGTCGATCCAGAGAAGATGGTCCTAAAAGTTAGATTTGtgaatatatatctatctaCTTTTTATGATTCGGTCATTTTGTACTATGAGCACTTGTCTAAATTGATGACTGGTTCTTGCGACCCAGAAAGAATCGTTCAAAGATCTTTCGAGTCTCATTACCACACTCATTCCTATGATATAGTTAACTTTGTGCTTCTTGATTTGGATAGTGCATGGAAAGCACGAATTGGCTGCTTTTTTGATAAGACAACACCCAACATGGCAAATGATGCAATTTCTTACATAAAGATGAATATCTATATTGTTCACGAGTCTTGCAGAGACGgtgtattttccttttttagcTCACTGATAGCAAAACTTTTTTCTGTTGCTAACAATAAAGTTCCGATGCGAAGTTTTGAGGAGATGACTGTACAAGATATATGCTATCTTGCTTCAATTTTAAAAGTGATGAGCTGCTCTTTACTGCAAGCTACTTACCGTGATTTGAGTTGTGTGGTAGCATTGTTGAAGAGAAAATGTGCACGTTCAGCTTACAATTCTCTAGCGGGTTTGCTGAGTTGCTTCGGAAAGTATAACCTTCATTTACCAATTGATGTCCAACAGTTCATAGATGATGCCCTGAAACCACATCTTTCAACATGTGAAGAGTTTGAATtaatgtttattcattttgctGGGCTTTTATCACTTTGCATAGTCAGTGGGTTGGAAATCCTGGTGAGGGGATGTTTATTTATTATGCTGGCTCTCTTAAGTGCTATGTCTTTGGAGCTGGGGAGTCTTGGGTTTTCGAGACCATCAGATGCCTTAGCAACAGATTCATTCTCAAATGCAGTTTCACCAGACACTTTTTTTAGGTCTGGTGCTTGTAGTATTCCTACTGATTCTTTCGATACTTATTTGAAG GTTTGTGCACGTCGCACATCCAGCCATAGACTTGCATATAACTTTTTAAGAGAAAGACGGAACTTGTTGAG GAACCAAAACACGTCTACAAGTTCAGAGATGTCAGATGAAGAAACTTGCAACGGGGAGAAGTTCCTCAGGTGTTATAACGCAGATCAAGAGGCAATTGATGATTTGGCTGATTTTATCGAGTGCAAGAAATGGAGAGACTACAGTTCTCGTCACTTATATTTAGGTCGAAGACAGTGGAGTAAGCGTCAAGAATCTGCTCTGCGGCTGCATGGTGCAAAGATGAAGGTTAACAGCTCTAGTAGACGTGGAAACAAAAAGAAGCAAAGGAAAGTCCACAAATAG
- the LOC130812043 gene encoding uncharacterized protein LOC130812043 isoform X1, protein MYNLHSSQKPNFETPTTNPRLLHLSSLLSHSHIQGPKGLKLILKLLYSVLCSSLSYEVCQGSGGISPARNGLKLEVEEMVTLSAVLFEKLENRLLSCLDESLMDQDVDQTVNHVDRKDSGEEVLLLLRCCILTVRLQSYAQVQIEQLHSVVDLLHQVSFQGISSAINGGYIRFNDPISPLSTCSSYTNAFSSGVCAKSSDLSLRLLQQMLEVYLDELFADRPFLERIAIYDSVYSTNQNQSSCSSIQIDSFLELIAAHFLLSNHGEDVLQNFTNSLIWTEKPTFSSPEVSLHVAISLINHPVVMSAPVLIRTHLISLAAEVIGINVDPEKMVLKVRFVNIYLSTFYDSVILYYEHLSKLMTGSCDPERIVQRSFESHYHTHSYDIVNFVLLDLDSAWKARIGCFFDKTTPNMANDAISYIKMNIYIVHESCRDGVFSFFSSLIAKLFSVANNKVPMRSFEEMTVQDICYLASILKVMSCSLLQATYRDLSCVVALLKRKCARSAYNSLAGLLSCFGKYNLHLPIDVQQFIDDALKPHLSTCEEFELMFIHFAGLLSLCIVSGLEILVRGCLFIMLALLSAMSLELGSLGFSRPSDALATDSFSNAVSPDTFFRSGACSIPTDSFDTYLKVCARRTSSHRLAYNFLRERRNLLRNQNTSTSSEMSDEETCNGEKFLRCYNADQEAIDDLADFIECKKWRDYSSRHLYLGRRQWSKRQESALRLHGAKMKVNSSSRRGNKKKQRKVHK, encoded by the exons ATGTATAATCTTCATAGTTCCCAGAAACCTAATTTCGAAACCCCCACTACGAACCCTCGTCTTCTTCACCTCTCTTCACTCCTCTCTCACTCTCATATTCAG GGACCAAAGGGTTTGAAGCTTATCCTAAAACTTCTCTACTCTGTACTGTGTTCATCTTTAAGCTATGAAGTTTGTCAAGGCAGTGGTGGCATCAGTCCTGCTAGAAATGGTTTAAAACTTGAAGTTGAAGAGATGGTCACTCTTTCTGCTGTATTATTTGAAAAGCTTGAAAATAGATTACTATCTTGCTTAGATGAGTCATTAATGGATCAAGATGTTGATCAGACGGTAAACCATGTAGATAGGAAGGATTCAGGGGAAGAAGTGCTCTTGCTTTTAAGATGTTGTATTCTCACTGTGAGATTGCAGTCATATGCACAAGTACAGATAGAGCAATTGCATTCGGTGGTTGATTTGCTCCACCAAGTATCTTTTCAAGGGATATCATCTGCTATAAATGGAGGATATATTAGGTTCAATGATCCAATTTCTCCTTTAAGTACTTGCAGTAGCTATACAAATGCATTCTCTTCAGGAGTTTGTGCCAAATCGTCTGATTTGAGTCTGCGTCTTTTACAACAGATGTTGGAG GTCTACTTAGACGAGTTGTTTGCAGACAGACCTTTCCTGGAACGTATTGCTATTTATGACTCTGTATATTCCACCAATCAAAATCAATCATCATGTTCTTCTATACAGATTGACAGTTTCCTTGAACTCATTGCTGCTCATTTTCTTTTGTCAAATCACGGAGAAGATGTTCTTCAGAATTTTACTAATAGTCTAATTTGGACGGAAAAGCCTACCTTTTCTTCTCCTGAAGTAAGCTTGCATGTGGCAATTTCACTGATTAATCACCCTGTCGTGATGTCTGCTCCCGTACTTATTCGTACACATCTGATCTCTTTGGCAGCTGAAGTCATCGGCATCAATGTCGATCCAGAGAAGATGGTCCTAAAAGTTAGATTTGtgaatatatatctatctaCTTTTTATGATTCGGTCATTTTGTACTATGAGCACTTGTCTAAATTGATGACTGGTTCTTGCGACCCAGAAAGAATCGTTCAAAGATCTTTCGAGTCTCATTACCACACTCATTCCTATGATATAGTTAACTTTGTGCTTCTTGATTTGGATAGTGCATGGAAAGCACGAATTGGCTGCTTTTTTGATAAGACAACACCCAACATGGCAAATGATGCAATTTCTTACATAAAGATGAATATCTATATTGTTCACGAGTCTTGCAGAGACGgtgtattttccttttttagcTCACTGATAGCAAAACTTTTTTCTGTTGCTAACAATAAAGTTCCGATGCGAAGTTTTGAGGAGATGACTGTACAAGATATATGCTATCTTGCTTCAATTTTAAAAGTGATGAGCTGCTCTTTACTGCAAGCTACTTACCGTGATTTGAGTTGTGTGGTAGCATTGTTGAAGAGAAAATGTGCACGTTCAGCTTACAATTCTCTAGCGGGTTTGCTGAGTTGCTTCGGAAAGTATAACCTTCATTTACCAATTGATGTCCAACAGTTCATAGATGATGCCCTGAAACCACATCTTTCAACATGTGAAGAGTTTGAATtaatgtttattcattttgctGGGCTTTTATCACTTTGCATAGTCAGTGGGTTGGAAATCCTGGTGAGGGGATGTTTATTTATTATGCTGGCTCTCTTAAGTGCTATGTCTTTGGAGCTGGGGAGTCTTGGGTTTTCGAGACCATCAGATGCCTTAGCAACAGATTCATTCTCAAATGCAGTTTCACCAGACACTTTTTTTAGGTCTGGTGCTTGTAGTATTCCTACTGATTCTTTCGATACTTATTTGAAG GTTTGTGCACGTCGCACATCCAGCCATAGACTTGCATATAACTTTTTAAGAGAAAGACGGAACTTGTTGAG GAACCAAAACACGTCTACAAGTTCAGAGATGTCAGATGAAGAAACTTGCAACGGGGAGAAGTTCCTCAGGTGTTATAACGCAGATCAAGAGGCAATTGATGATTTGGCTGATTTTATCGAGTGCAAGAAATGGAGAGACTACAGTTCTCGTCACTTATATTTAGGTCGAAGACAGTGGAGTAAGCGTCAAGAATCTGCTCTGCGGCTGCATGGTGCAAAGATGAAGGTTAACAGCTCTAGTAGACGTGGAAACAAAAAGAAGCAAAGGAAAGTCCACAAATAG
- the LOC130812043 gene encoding uncharacterized protein LOC130812043 isoform X3 produces the protein MYNLHSSQKPNFETPTTNPRLLHLSSLLSHSHIQGPKGLKLILKLLYSVLCSSLSYEVCQGSGGISPARNGLKLEVEEMVTLSAVLFEKLENRLLSCLDESLMDQDVDQTVNHVDRKDSGEEVLLLLRCCILTVRLQSYAQVQIEQLHSVVDLLHQVSFQGISSAINGGYIRFNDPISPLSTCSSYTNAFSSGVCAKSSDLSLRLLQQMLEVYLDELFADRPFLERIAIYDSVYSTNQNQSSCSSIQIDSFLELIAAHFLLSNHGEDVLQNFTNSLIWTEKPTFSSPEVSLHVAISLINHPVVMSAPVLIRTHLISLAAEVIGINVDPEKMVLKVRFVNIYLSTFYDSVILYYEHLSKLMTGSCDPERIVQRSFESHYHTHSYDIVNFVLLDLDSAWKARIGCFFDKTTPNMANDAISYIKMNIYIVHESCRDGVFSFFSSLIAKLFSVANNKVPMRSFEEMTVQDICYLASILKVMSCSLLQATYRDLSCVVALLKRKCARSAYNSLAGLLSCFGKYNLHLPIDVQQFIDDALKPHLSTCEEFELMFIHFAGLLSLCIVSGLEILVRGCLFIMLALLSAMSLELGSLGFSRPSDALATDSFSNAVSPDTFFRSGACSIPTDSFDTYLKVCARRTSSHRLAYNFLRERRNLLRKWG, from the exons ATGTATAATCTTCATAGTTCCCAGAAACCTAATTTCGAAACCCCCACTACGAACCCTCGTCTTCTTCACCTCTCTTCACTCCTCTCTCACTCTCATATTCAG GGACCAAAGGGTTTGAAGCTTATCCTAAAACTTCTCTACTCTGTACTGTGTTCATCTTTAAGCTATGAAGTTTGTCAAGGCAGTGGTGGCATCAGTCCTGCTAGAAATGGTTTAAAACTTGAAGTTGAAGAGATGGTCACTCTTTCTGCTGTATTATTTGAAAAGCTTGAAAATAGATTACTATCTTGCTTAGATGAGTCATTAATGGATCAAGATGTTGATCAGACGGTAAACCATGTAGATAGGAAGGATTCAGGGGAAGAAGTGCTCTTGCTTTTAAGATGTTGTATTCTCACTGTGAGATTGCAGTCATATGCACAAGTACAGATAGAGCAATTGCATTCGGTGGTTGATTTGCTCCACCAAGTATCTTTTCAAGGGATATCATCTGCTATAAATGGAGGATATATTAGGTTCAATGATCCAATTTCTCCTTTAAGTACTTGCAGTAGCTATACAAATGCATTCTCTTCAGGAGTTTGTGCCAAATCGTCTGATTTGAGTCTGCGTCTTTTACAACAGATGTTGGAG GTCTACTTAGACGAGTTGTTTGCAGACAGACCTTTCCTGGAACGTATTGCTATTTATGACTCTGTATATTCCACCAATCAAAATCAATCATCATGTTCTTCTATACAGATTGACAGTTTCCTTGAACTCATTGCTGCTCATTTTCTTTTGTCAAATCACGGAGAAGATGTTCTTCAGAATTTTACTAATAGTCTAATTTGGACGGAAAAGCCTACCTTTTCTTCTCCTGAAGTAAGCTTGCATGTGGCAATTTCACTGATTAATCACCCTGTCGTGATGTCTGCTCCCGTACTTATTCGTACACATCTGATCTCTTTGGCAGCTGAAGTCATCGGCATCAATGTCGATCCAGAGAAGATGGTCCTAAAAGTTAGATTTGtgaatatatatctatctaCTTTTTATGATTCGGTCATTTTGTACTATGAGCACTTGTCTAAATTGATGACTGGTTCTTGCGACCCAGAAAGAATCGTTCAAAGATCTTTCGAGTCTCATTACCACACTCATTCCTATGATATAGTTAACTTTGTGCTTCTTGATTTGGATAGTGCATGGAAAGCACGAATTGGCTGCTTTTTTGATAAGACAACACCCAACATGGCAAATGATGCAATTTCTTACATAAAGATGAATATCTATATTGTTCACGAGTCTTGCAGAGACGgtgtattttccttttttagcTCACTGATAGCAAAACTTTTTTCTGTTGCTAACAATAAAGTTCCGATGCGAAGTTTTGAGGAGATGACTGTACAAGATATATGCTATCTTGCTTCAATTTTAAAAGTGATGAGCTGCTCTTTACTGCAAGCTACTTACCGTGATTTGAGTTGTGTGGTAGCATTGTTGAAGAGAAAATGTGCACGTTCAGCTTACAATTCTCTAGCGGGTTTGCTGAGTTGCTTCGGAAAGTATAACCTTCATTTACCAATTGATGTCCAACAGTTCATAGATGATGCCCTGAAACCACATCTTTCAACATGTGAAGAGTTTGAATtaatgtttattcattttgctGGGCTTTTATCACTTTGCATAGTCAGTGGGTTGGAAATCCTGGTGAGGGGATGTTTATTTATTATGCTGGCTCTCTTAAGTGCTATGTCTTTGGAGCTGGGGAGTCTTGGGTTTTCGAGACCATCAGATGCCTTAGCAACAGATTCATTCTCAAATGCAGTTTCACCAGACACTTTTTTTAGGTCTGGTGCTTGTAGTATTCCTACTGATTCTTTCGATACTTATTTGAAG GTTTGTGCACGTCGCACATCCAGCCATAGACTTGCATATAACTTTTTAAGAGAAAGACGGAACTTGTTGAG AAAATGGGGGTAG
- the LOC130812001 gene encoding meiosis-specific protein ASY1 isoform X2 gives MVVAQKVKEAEITEQESLLLTRNLLRIAIFNISYIRGLFPEKYFNDKNVPALEMKIKKLMPLDAESRRLIDWMEKGVYDALQKKYLRTLLFCICEAIDGPIIEEYAFSFSYPNAQSQEVCMNFNRSGNKKQGGTFKCNATDEVTPNQMKSSACKMIRTLVQLMRTLDKMPEERTILMKLLYNDDVTPADYEPPFFRGCTDEDARNIWKRNPLKMEVGNVNSKHVVLALKVKSVLDPCEDDNEVNNDDSVSLGADSVENDDASDSGSEASSSQEDQYIVQPIDQQQPCQQDIAGSAGSEDTQDPLEDELQLNRIKDWIISSISETVGFLDVLANFPDISRVLIEEIMDKLVLQGVIAKSGKDAYTVCKQQKDFEYEFDVKTEIDDQVPRNGEKVSPGSEENYLYMKALYHALPMDYVSVSKLQSKLDGDVNQPTVRKLIDKMTQDGFVEATSKRGLGKRVIHSDAAEQKLHEVRKALDFEAMDVDVDGTQSKLNSAKAEKTGNKKADVSTFGVLHSIGSDVTRMRIRSETDNHQNGSLRTDQSVSKTKEGYNIPNTPTSKNAPAASLESTIPGTDKTKLNRNSNDVEDVISSRQSQDKRSRKASTVKEPIIKYYKRQKSQAAY, from the exons ATG GTCGTGGCGCAAAAAGTGAAGGAAGCAGAAATCACTGAACAAGAGTCGCTTCTTCTG ACCAGGAATTTACTTCGAATTGCGATATTCAATATCAGTTACATTAGAGGCCTATTTCCAGAGAAATATTTCAATGATAAGAATGTTCCTGCTTTAG AAATGAAGATAAAGAAGTTGATGCCTCTGGATGCTGAGTCTCGCAGACTCATAGACTGGATGGAGAAAG GTGTATATGATGCATTGCAGAAGAAGTACTTAAGAACACTGTTATTCTGCATTTGTGAGGCTATTGATGGGCCAATAATTGAGGAATATGCAT TTTCTTTTAGCTATCCGAATGCTCAAAGCCAAGAAGTATGCATGAATTTCAATCGTTCTGGAAACAAAAAGCAGGGAGGAACTTTCAAATGCAATGCTACTGATGAAGTTACTCCAAATCAAATGAA GAGTTCAGCTTGCAAAATGATTCGTACTCTAGTTCAACTCATGAGAACACTTGATAAGATGCCAGAAGAG CGTACTATATTGATGAAGCTCCTCTACAATGATGACGTGACG CCAGCAGATTATGAACCACCATTCTTCAGAGGCTGCACAGATGAGGATGCTCGTAACATATGGAAGAGAAATCCTTTGAAAATGGAGGTTGGAAATGTGAATAGCAAGCATGTtgtgttggctcttaag GTAAAGAGTGTGCTTGATCCTTGTGAAGATGACAATGAAGTAAACAATGATGATAGCGTGAGTTTAGGAGCTGATTCTGTTGAAAATGATGACGCTTCAGATTCTGGCAGTGAG GCCAGCTCCTCACAGGAGGATCAATATATAGTCCAACCGATAG ACCAGCAGCAACCTTGTCAACAGGATATTGCAGGCTCTGCAGGAAGTG AGGATACACAGGATCCATTAGAAGATGAACTTCAACTCAACCGCATAAAGGATTGGATCATATCTAGTATTTCTGAAACTGTGGGATTCCTTGACGTTCTTGCTAATTTCCCAGACATCTCAAGG GTGCTAATAGAAG AAATCATGGACAAGCTTGTTCTTCAAGGTGTCATAGCTAAATCTGGAAAAGATGCATATACTGTTTGCAAACAACAAAAG GACTTCGAGTATGAATTTGATGTCAAAACAGAAATAGATGACCAAGTTCCTCGAAACGGAGAGAAAGTCTCCCCTGGTTCTGAAGAAAATTACTTGTATATGAAG GCTTTATACCATGCTCTTCCTATGGATTATGTCTCGGTCAGCAAACTTCAGAGcaaacttgatggtgatgtcaACCAACCCACTGTGAGAAAACTCATTGACAAAATGACCCAAGATGGATTCGTTGAAGCTACCAGCAAACGCGGTCTAG GCAAGCGTGTGATCCATTCTGATGCAGCTGAGCAAAAGCTACATGAAGTCAGAAAAGCATTGGATTTTGAAGCTATG GATGTAGATGTTGATGGAACACAAAGCAAGTTGAACTCCGCTAAAGCTGAAAAAACTG GAAACAAAAAGGCTGATGTCTCAACATTTGGCGTTCTTCATTCCATTGGATCTGATGTCACTCGCATGCGCATAAGATCTGAGACTGATAATCATCAAAATGGTTCCTTGAGGACTGATCAATCTGTTTCAAAGACAAAGGAGGGATATAATATTCCAAATACTCCCACAAGCAAGAATGCG CCGGCAGCTTCACTGGAGAGTACCATACCTGGGACTGATAAAACTAAACTGAATAGGAACAGCAATGATGTTGAAGATGTAATTAGCAGTCGACAATCTCAAGACAAGCGGTCTAGGAAGGCAAGCACG GTGAAAGAGCCTATCATTAAGTACTATAAGCGCCAGAAATCTCAAGCTGCTTACTGA
- the LOC130812079 gene encoding uncharacterized protein LOC130812079: MASLSPTIACHSRNPTQYNRVYPFLRSSILSLPSHFVFFHSPILHSPTSPIHLHCSFPASPLKPNRSILRSSPGPPPPPGKDSQLSTDFAATFSRLWDKVQIFFAVLFWISLFFWSSAFDGRNSGRKNKRDRFRK, encoded by the exons ATGGCTTCTCTATCTCCAACAATCGCATGCCATAGCAGGAATCCTACACAATACAATCGGGTTTATCCATTTTTGAGAAGCTCTATTCTATCTCTACCTTCTCATTTCGTATTCTTCCATTCTCCAATCCTTCACTCCCCTACTTCCCCAATTCATCTCCATTGTTCATTTCCTGCGTCCCCTTTAAAACCCAACCGTTCGATTCTCCGGTCAAGCCCTGGCCCACCTCCTCCTCCAGGAAAGGACTCTCAACTTTCCACCG ATTTTGCAGCAACCTTTTCTAGGCTCTGGGACAAAGTGCAGATATTTTTTGCAGTTCTTTTCTGGATATCACTATTTTTTTGGTCATCTGCTTTTGATGGGAGGAATTCGGGACGAAAAAACAAAAGAGATCGTTTTAGAAAGTAA
- the LOC130812001 gene encoding meiosis-specific protein ASY1 isoform X1: MVVAQKVKEAEITEQESLLLTRNLLRIAIFNISYIRGLFPEKYFNDKNVPALEMKIKKLMPLDAESRRLIDWMEKGVYDALQKKYLRTLLFCICEAIDGPIIEEYAFSFSYPNAQSQEVCMNFNRSGNKKQGGTFKCNATDEVTPNQMKSSACKMIRTLVQLMRTLDKMPEERTILMKLLYNDDVTPADYEPPFFRGCTDEDARNIWKRNPLKMEVGNVNSKHVVLALKVKSVLDPCEDDNEVNNDDSVSLGADSVENDDASDSGSEASSSQEDQYIVQPIDQQQPCQQDIAGSAGSEDTQDPLEDELQLNRIKDWIISSISETVGFLDVLANFPDISRVLIEEIMDKLVLQGVIAKSGKDAYTVCKQQKDFEYEFDVKTEIDDQVPRNGEKVSPGSEENYLYMKALYHALPMDYVSVSKLQSKLDGDVNQPTVRKLIDKMTQDGFVEATSKRGLGKRVIHSDAAEQKLHEVRKALDFEAMDVDVDGTQSKLNSAKAEKTGNKKADVSTFGVLHSIGSDVTRMRIRSETDNHQNGSLRTDQSVSKTKEGYNIPNTPTSKNAQPAASLESTIPGTDKTKLNRNSNDVEDVISSRQSQDKRSRKASTVKEPIIKYYKRQKSQAAY, from the exons ATG GTCGTGGCGCAAAAAGTGAAGGAAGCAGAAATCACTGAACAAGAGTCGCTTCTTCTG ACCAGGAATTTACTTCGAATTGCGATATTCAATATCAGTTACATTAGAGGCCTATTTCCAGAGAAATATTTCAATGATAAGAATGTTCCTGCTTTAG AAATGAAGATAAAGAAGTTGATGCCTCTGGATGCTGAGTCTCGCAGACTCATAGACTGGATGGAGAAAG GTGTATATGATGCATTGCAGAAGAAGTACTTAAGAACACTGTTATTCTGCATTTGTGAGGCTATTGATGGGCCAATAATTGAGGAATATGCAT TTTCTTTTAGCTATCCGAATGCTCAAAGCCAAGAAGTATGCATGAATTTCAATCGTTCTGGAAACAAAAAGCAGGGAGGAACTTTCAAATGCAATGCTACTGATGAAGTTACTCCAAATCAAATGAA GAGTTCAGCTTGCAAAATGATTCGTACTCTAGTTCAACTCATGAGAACACTTGATAAGATGCCAGAAGAG CGTACTATATTGATGAAGCTCCTCTACAATGATGACGTGACG CCAGCAGATTATGAACCACCATTCTTCAGAGGCTGCACAGATGAGGATGCTCGTAACATATGGAAGAGAAATCCTTTGAAAATGGAGGTTGGAAATGTGAATAGCAAGCATGTtgtgttggctcttaag GTAAAGAGTGTGCTTGATCCTTGTGAAGATGACAATGAAGTAAACAATGATGATAGCGTGAGTTTAGGAGCTGATTCTGTTGAAAATGATGACGCTTCAGATTCTGGCAGTGAG GCCAGCTCCTCACAGGAGGATCAATATATAGTCCAACCGATAG ACCAGCAGCAACCTTGTCAACAGGATATTGCAGGCTCTGCAGGAAGTG AGGATACACAGGATCCATTAGAAGATGAACTTCAACTCAACCGCATAAAGGATTGGATCATATCTAGTATTTCTGAAACTGTGGGATTCCTTGACGTTCTTGCTAATTTCCCAGACATCTCAAGG GTGCTAATAGAAG AAATCATGGACAAGCTTGTTCTTCAAGGTGTCATAGCTAAATCTGGAAAAGATGCATATACTGTTTGCAAACAACAAAAG GACTTCGAGTATGAATTTGATGTCAAAACAGAAATAGATGACCAAGTTCCTCGAAACGGAGAGAAAGTCTCCCCTGGTTCTGAAGAAAATTACTTGTATATGAAG GCTTTATACCATGCTCTTCCTATGGATTATGTCTCGGTCAGCAAACTTCAGAGcaaacttgatggtgatgtcaACCAACCCACTGTGAGAAAACTCATTGACAAAATGACCCAAGATGGATTCGTTGAAGCTACCAGCAAACGCGGTCTAG GCAAGCGTGTGATCCATTCTGATGCAGCTGAGCAAAAGCTACATGAAGTCAGAAAAGCATTGGATTTTGAAGCTATG GATGTAGATGTTGATGGAACACAAAGCAAGTTGAACTCCGCTAAAGCTGAAAAAACTG GAAACAAAAAGGCTGATGTCTCAACATTTGGCGTTCTTCATTCCATTGGATCTGATGTCACTCGCATGCGCATAAGATCTGAGACTGATAATCATCAAAATGGTTCCTTGAGGACTGATCAATCTGTTTCAAAGACAAAGGAGGGATATAATATTCCAAATACTCCCACAAGCAAGAATGCG CAGCCGGCAGCTTCACTGGAGAGTACCATACCTGGGACTGATAAAACTAAACTGAATAGGAACAGCAATGATGTTGAAGATGTAATTAGCAGTCGACAATCTCAAGACAAGCGGTCTAGGAAGGCAAGCACG GTGAAAGAGCCTATCATTAAGTACTATAAGCGCCAGAAATCTCAAGCTGCTTACTGA